The segment CGGCCTCGCTGGCGGAGAGGATGTCACCGCTCATCAGCAGCTCCGTCGCGGTGCGAACGCCGACCAGCCGCGGCAGGATGAACGTCGCGCCGGTGTCTGCGGTCAGGCCGATGCTCGAGAACGAAAAGCCGATGCGGGCGGACTCGGCGGCGTAGACGAAATCGCAGGCGGTCGCGAGCGACGCGCCGGCACCGATCGCGGGCCCGTCGACCTTCGCGATCACCGGTTTCGAGCAGGTCATGATGGCTTCGACCGCGGCGTGAAACCCTCGGTCGATCGATTCGGCCGTCGGCGTCGAGCCGACGCTCGAGAGATCCGCACCCGCACAGAAGGCCTCGCCCGCGCCGGTCAGGACGAGACACCGAACCTCGTCGTTCGCGTCGAGTTCGCGGAACGCGGCCGCGAGGTCCTCGGTATCGGACTCGCTGACCGCGTTCTTCCGGTCCGGATTCGATATCACGACGGTCGCGTAGGACTCGGCTTCGTGGATCTCCGTCCGAATAGTTGCCATACTACACAGTCACGC is part of the Halostagnicola kamekurae genome and harbors:
- a CDS encoding enoyl-CoA hydratase/isomerase family protein, with amino-acid sequence MATIRTEIHEAESYATVVISNPDRKNAVSESDTEDLAAAFRELDANDEVRCLVLTGAGEAFCAGADLSSVGSTPTAESIDRGFHAAVEAIMTCSKPVIAKVDGPAIGAGASLATACDFVYAAESARIGFSFSSIGLTADTGATFILPRLVGVRTATELLMSGDILSASEAADIGLLTEVVSDADIDQRVHERATTLASGPTRVYSSIRRLLLRSNANTLEEQLDLEAREQERMFHTQDMMEGVAAFTEDREPDFSGR